A segment of the Bdellovibrio bacteriovorus genome:
TTCAACCTTGTTCTTGAAGTTGCTCAGCACTTGGGTGACGGTGTTGTAAGAACGATCTCTATGGACCAGACTGAAGGTTTGGTTCGTGGTGAAAAAGTTAAAGCGTTGGGCACTCAGATCACTGCGCCAGTAGGCCGTGAAGCTTTGGGTCGTATCATCAACGTGGTTGGTGAACCAATCGACGAAATGGGCCCGGTAAACGCAAAAGAACAATGGGGCATCCACAGAACTGCTCCTAAGTTCGAAGATCAGGCGACAGCCGCTGCAATGTTGATGACTGGTATCAAGGTCGTTGACTTGCTGGCTCCATACGCAAAGGGTGGTAAGATCGGTCTGTTCGGTGGTGCCGGCGTAGGTAAAACCGTATTGATCCAGGAGCTTATCCGTAACATCGCTACTGAGCACGGTGGTTTCTCCGTATTCGCGGGCGTTGGTGAGCGTACTCGTGAAGGTAATGACTTGTGGCAAGAGATGAAACAGTCTGGCGTTTTGGCCAAGACTTCCCTGGTGTTCGGTCAGATGAACGAACCTCCTGGAGCTCGTGCGCGCGTTGCTTTGACTGGTCTGACTGTTGCTGAGTACTTCCGTGACGTTGAAAATCAGGACGTATTGTTCTTCGTAGACAACATCTTCCGCTTCACTCAAGCGGGTGCCGAAGTTTCCGCATTGTTGGGTCGTATCCCTTCAGCGGTTGGTTACCAGCCAACTCTTTCCACTGAGATGGGTACTCTTCAAGAGCGTATCACTTCCACTAAAAAAGGTTCCATCACTTCCGTTCAAGCGGTTTACGTACCAGCGGATGACTACACGGATCCAGCTCCGGCAACCACGTTCACTCACTTGGATGCTACGACAAACTTGGATCGTGATATCGCAGCTATGGCGATCTTCCCAGCGGTTCACCCGTTGACTTCCACTTCCCGTTTGTTGGATCCAACAGTTATCGGTGAAGAGCACTACAAGTGCGCTCGTGACGTTCAGGCGTTGTTGCAGCGTAACCGTGAGCTTCAGGATATCATCGCGATCCTGGGTATGGACGAATTGTCTGAAGCGGATAAACTGGTTGTTTCCCGTTCTCGTAAGATCCAGCGTTTCTTGTCTCAGCCGTTCTTCGTTGCTGAGCAGTTCACTGGTTTGCCAGGCCGTTATGTTGATATCAAAGACACTGTTAAAGGTTTCCGCGAGATCCTTGATGGTAAACACGATGCTCTTCCAGAGCAGGCGTTCTACCTGGTTGGTACTATCGAAGACGCTATCGAGAAAGCTAAGAAGCTGCAGGCTTAGTGCCTGCCTCTTCCTAAGGGGTGAATATGAAACTGACAATCGTGACACCGGAAAAGCGCATCCTTGTTGGCCAAGAGGTCGACGAGGTGACTGTTCCAGCATTCAAGGGGGAACTAAACATTCTTCCTGGTCACGCTCCATTGATCACCACTCTGGAAACAGGCGTGATGAAATGGAAACTCAAAGGGAAAGAAAAGCAGGACGTGGCTGTTATCAGCTGGGGTTACTGCCAGGTTTCTCCTGAGGGCGTGAATATTCTTGCCAATATCGCTGACCTTCCTGAAGACATTGATCTTCAGGCGACAAAAGAGTTCTTGGCTCTATCTGAAAAGAAGATCATGAACGAACTGATCACAGACGAAGACTGGGCAGAGTTCCAGCGCGACTGGGCTCATGCGAGAGCGAAAATCGAAGCGGCTGAACAACAGCCAGCGAAGAAGTAAGAAACTAAAACGGAGGCCACAAGCCTCCGTTTCTTTTTTTGAGAATGTCGTTTTTTAGATCTAATCCTTCAAGGCAAACGAGCCTTGAGAGCTTTTAAGAATCTCATCCCGGTACTGGGCGATCTTTTTTCCGGCGTCCTTGTGATTGAAGTAAAGCTGAATCACCTGACGATAGCCGCGCGACTTCGGGAACAGGCGGGGTGCTCCCAAATTCACCACAATCAGTTTCTGGCGCTCCTGCGGGGAAAGGCCGCGCACCTGACGGGCCGTGCGGGGGCCGGTGACCCCGACGAATAAAGCAGTGCACTGTTTCTTCCTGAGCAATCCGGAAAGGTCCTTACCCAGTGAATGGTTATCCAGCTTCAGGCTTGGAATCTTCTTTTTGTCGCTGCCGATAAATGAAATCAGAAAATCCTGGGAAGGTGAGGCTGCACAGATAGTTTCAGCCGAAGCGGGCTTGCGCGCGGATTTGGCCGAGGGCAACTGGCGTGGGATCAGACTGGTTTTAAGATTCTGGGAAAGAACCTCGTCCTCGATTTCAGCGTATTGAGGCGATGTAAGACTGTTGCCACTTAAAAGCGACGGAAGCTTGGGGTCACGGCGATAGACGTTGGCAAAGGCCTTTACGCGCAGAATTCGGCGAAGCTTTTCATCCACGCTGGCAGAGGAAAGCTCGCCGGATTTCAGGGCCGCCAAAACGTAATCAAAAGCCTTTCCCTGATCGGCAAAAGACCAGGTCAGCATCACAATGTCCGATCCTGATTGCAGGGCACGCAGGGCTGCGGCCTCGGGGCGAAGCACTTGTTTGGATCCTTGCATCTGCAGATCATCGGTCATCACCAGGCCCTGGTATTTCAGCTCATCGCGCAGAAGATCCCTGGAAATCTTCGTGGAAAAACTAGCAGGCTCAAGATCCTTATCAAGACCCGGATAAATCAGGTGCGACATCATCACCGCAACGTTGGCGCCGATTTTGGAATAACCCATGAAAGGAATCAGATCGCGCTTTTTCATTTCTTCCAGCGTGGCGCTGTTTTTAACCACCGTCACATGCGGATCCTGATTCAAACTGCCAGTACCCGGGAAATGCTTCGCCGTCGGAATCACGCGCGCTTTTAAAAGACCTTTGGAATAGGCCACGCCGATATCACGCACAAGCACCGGGTCGGAACCAAAAGACCGGACACCAATGAAGCTTGTTGAATATGGATCCACCACATCCAGCACCGGGGCAAGATTCATGTTGAAGCCCACTTCGCGAAGGAACAGCCCGGTTTGATAGCCCATTTCTTCTGCCAAAAGCGGGGACTGGGTTTGCCCCAGAGCCAGGGCATTCGGAGGCGCGGGCGTGATCGGCAGGCGGGACACAGATCCCCCCTCCTGATCGATGGCAATCAGCGGAGGAAGTTTGGAATATTTGTAGCTTGATTTATAAAGGGCCAGATTCAGTTCCCGGATCTGCGGGGCTGAAACCATGTTGCGCTTAAATAGCAGGAAAGAACCGGGTTTGTATTTCGCGATAAAGGATTCAAGTTCCGGAGCCACGTCTTTGTGGGGAAAACCCACGATGAAAAGTTGTCCGACTTTTTCTTGAGAGCTCATTTGTTTGATCTTGGAATCGATGACTTTTGACAGTTTGTCAGCCGAAGGACCAGAAGCTAGTACAAGGTGGGGAAAAACAAGAATCAGCAGACAAAAACTAAAATTCCTAAGGATTCCCCTGATATACTTGTTCATAAGATCAGACTATCACTTGGCCCCTACGAGGCCAGACGAGATTTGAGAGACAGCATGAAATTGCACCAAAGTCTTAAATCAAAAGTATGTATTCTGCTCACTTTGCTGGTGGGCTTTTCTGCCTATGCTCAGGATATCGAGCAAGAAGTGGAAGCCGCCGACGATGTTGAGATTCAGCAGCAGCAGCAAGCCCCCGCGGACTTTGATGATCTAACACCTGTAGAAACCACCGACATGGACGAAGAGTCTGACCCCTTCGCGGAAGAATCCACGACAACACCGGAAGAAACTTCCACCGCAGAAACGGAAGAGGTTGCGCCAGCTCCTGAGGAGCCCGCTGTGATTGAGGCTCCGGTTCAAAGATATGCCGAGCCGACGCCAAGCCCGGCCTTGGAAAACCTTCCTTTGGTGGAGGTGCAGATTCGTCAGGACAATCTGGCTGACTACAAAGTCCGACGCGAAACTCACGGCACCTATGTGTCGTTTGATTATGAGGCGATCGAATTTAAAAACTTCATTTCCACTTTGGACGGCCAATCCTACAAGGCCGTTTTTGGTTCGGACACGGTGAACCTGATTCAACTGGGTGTGGACTATAAATACAACTTCATGCTGGGCTCTTTGGCGGCGGGTGCTTTCTATGGCGTTGGTAAAGTCGACGGCAACAGCGATCGCAGTCTTGAAATCACCAAATATGGCATCGGCTTTAAATTCACGGCCGACATGCTGATGAATGAGCCTTACGTGGCCCCTTATGTGGGAATCAACGTCTGGCAGATGGGATTCTCGGAAAAAAGTGCGACGGATTCATTCTCAGCAACCACTCAGATGGGTTACAACTACACGGTGGGATTATTGATCCAGCTTGATTGGATTGATTACGAAACGGCGAAAGAAAGCACGTTCAACTGGGGTCTTGAAAACACCTTCATCGACGTCTATGCGACTCAGTATGCAAAAACCGAAGCGCCGGATGATCCGGACACCACCACAGACTTCCTGTTCGGTGGCGGTCTTCGTTTGGAATTCTAGATAAGTCTTAAAAGAGCGTCGATCTCTTCGTGAACTGCGGACCAGGTGATATTGCTCATTTTGATGTTCAGGCGGTTGTCCGGAGTCAGTGAATACTTTTTGCTTTCACGGATTGCCAGTTGAATCACCTTTTCCGGGCTCAGTTTGGTTTTCTCGGTGAAGATCAAAGAAATGGATTTTAATCCCGCACTGATATCACGAACACCCAGCTCTTTACACTGACGACGA
Coding sequences within it:
- a CDS encoding glycoside hydrolase family 3 protein; translated protein: MSSQEKVGQLFIVGFPHKDVAPELESFIAKYKPGSFLLFKRNMVSAPQIRELNLALYKSSYKYSKLPPLIAIDQEGGSVSRLPITPAPPNALALGQTQSPLLAEEMGYQTGLFLREVGFNMNLAPVLDVVDPYSTSFIGVRSFGSDPVLVRDIGVAYSKGLLKARVIPTAKHFPGTGSLNQDPHVTVVKNSATLEEMKKRDLIPFMGYSKIGANVAVMMSHLIYPGLDKDLEPASFSTKISRDLLRDELKYQGLVMTDDLQMQGSKQVLRPEAAALRALQSGSDIVMLTWSFADQGKAFDYVLAALKSGELSSASVDEKLRRILRVKAFANVYRRDPKLPSLLSGNSLTSPQYAEIEDEVLSQNLKTSLIPRQLPSAKSARKPASAETICAASPSQDFLISFIGSDKKKIPSLKLDNHSLGKDLSGLLRKKQCTALFVGVTGPRTARQVRGLSPQERQKLIVVNLGAPRLFPKSRGYRQVIQLYFNHKDAGKKIAQYRDEILKSSQGSFALKD
- the atpD gene encoding F0F1 ATP synthase subunit beta, giving the protein MAFGKVKQVMGPVVDVEFEGGELPAINSALRVTNKFISDVEFNLVLEVAQHLGDGVVRTISMDQTEGLVRGEKVKALGTQITAPVGREALGRIINVVGEPIDEMGPVNAKEQWGIHRTAPKFEDQATAAAMLMTGIKVVDLLAPYAKGGKIGLFGGAGVGKTVLIQELIRNIATEHGGFSVFAGVGERTREGNDLWQEMKQSGVLAKTSLVFGQMNEPPGARARVALTGLTVAEYFRDVENQDVLFFVDNIFRFTQAGAEVSALLGRIPSAVGYQPTLSTEMGTLQERITSTKKGSITSVQAVYVPADDYTDPAPATTFTHLDATTNLDRDIAAMAIFPAVHPLTSTSRLLDPTVIGEEHYKCARDVQALLQRNRELQDIIAILGMDELSEADKLVVSRSRKIQRFLSQPFFVAEQFTGLPGRYVDIKDTVKGFREILDGKHDALPEQAFYLVGTIEDAIEKAKKLQA
- the atpC gene encoding ATP synthase F1 subunit epsilon gives rise to the protein MKLTIVTPEKRILVGQEVDEVTVPAFKGELNILPGHAPLITTLETGVMKWKLKGKEKQDVAVISWGYCQVSPEGVNILANIADLPEDIDLQATKEFLALSEKKIMNELITDEDWAEFQRDWAHARAKIEAAEQQPAKK